In Setaria italica strain Yugu1 chromosome I, Setaria_italica_v2.0, whole genome shotgun sequence, the genomic window TAATTACGAATATACCCTTAGCTCCACGTGTATATTAAAATGTGCACTCGGTGTTTCGAGCTCACCTTCAGCCGCTGGAAACGCTTGCCGCTTGGTGTCTCGTGTTTGGCTTATTGCCAACGCGCACCTCACCAATTTTTGACTCGCCCATCAAATTTGGCCAGTGCTTGCTGCGTTGGCGACCCCATGCTCCTGCGCCCGTGTCAGAGAGCCATTTCATTTCAGCGTCAGCAAAACGAGCGTGGCGGATTTGTTCGCCCGGCGAGTATGGGCTAAAAACCAAACGTACCTCGCAATAGCAACATGCAATACTACTACATCTGGTTTGCGCATTGGCTGGGCAAGCATGGGCTAAAAACCAAACGTGCCTCACAATAGCAATAGGTAATACTACTACATCTGGTTAAGGATGGCAACAAAGCGGGTTCAGATCGGGTGGAGTGTCTGGGCATCCAAAATCGAAACCCGAACCTAAAATTCGAATCCACCCCGAACACCGATTCGGGTGAAAATCCATCCCCGAAACTGAAACCTGCGGATCCCGAAACCCGACGGATTAACCGAAACCTGACGGACTAGAGGCGCCGGGCGAGCGCCGGGTGGACTGGATGCGGCCGTGCGACCGGCGGCCGCCATGCGGGGCGCCGCCACGCCAGGTAGGGTTGGCGGCGTGGTTGGGTGCAAGACAACGGGGTGCCTGGGGAACGGGGGTGCGGCCGTGCGGGCggactagatgaagatgaagtaaGAATTTCAGGCTTATATATCTAAGGTTGCTGGGGGGCTTTTAGTGGGCTGAATGTTTTGGGACCTTGCTAGAGCTCCACGGATGAATTTAAAAATCCGACCCAAACCCGCGGTGTTTTGAGTATTCGAACACGAGACTAGGAACCAAAATCGAAACTTGGGATCTAAAATCCACAGATATCCACCCCGAACTTGATCCGCTGCCATCCTCACGTCTTATGTCTGCTGTTCGTTTTCTTGACCTAGCAGAATCCGAACCCGTCTGGTGTTCGTTTTCTTGACCTAGGAAAATCCGAACCATTGGCGCGTCCATGTGATCCACCAATCACCGCAATACCAGATTACGAATATACGCTAGCTCGAAGAAGAGTCTAGACTCCTACGGAAACATGAGCGGCCAAGCAGGCGGGGCGGGCCAGCCAGAAGCGAGGAGCGCGTGTGGTGCTGACACGTCTCTATTTAAAACCTCACTCACTCCGCCAGCCAGCCACCATCCCGGAACCCCATCACGAGTAATCCCCAACCCCAAACCCCAAATCCACCCACCCCACTCCCTCATCCACTCCGGGCGGCCATGGCCtgctccttcgccgccgccaccgccgtctcctccgCGCCCACCCACGCCGCCagggccctcgccgccgcgccgcagtCCGTCTCCGTCGCCCGCTCCGCGGTCGCGGCCGCAGCCAggcccctccgcctcgccgcctccaGATCCGCGCGGGCCACCAGGCtcgtcgcccgcgccggcggcgtcgtaAGTTCCCCCTTGCTTCTCGCCTCGCCTCACCTCGCTTTACCTTGGGCTTGGTTAGCGTCAGCTCCTGCTTTGCTCGTTCACTGTTCGCGACGTGGTCCCTCTGTGCTCTGTACTGTAGGATGACTTGCCATTGGTCGGGAACAAGGCGCCAGACTTCGAGGCCGAGGCCGTCTTCGACCAGGAGTTCATCAACGTATGTGCATCCCTCACTCCGCGCTATTTTGCGTGCTTTATACTCTGGCAGCTAAACTAATTTATCCGCTCAAAATGCTAGTAGCGTAGTACAGTTATGCAGTCGGCAATGATTTGGCAATGATTTTCCAATTGTTCTGTTTgcttttgcaggtcaagctatCTGATTACATTGGGAAGAAGTACGTGATTCTGTTCTTCTACCCCTTGGACTTCACCTTCGTGTGCCCGACCGGTTAGTATAGAACAGTAGCATTAGTGCGAAGATGGTTCGTTTGGTTGCTATAGTTCAGTCTGCGATTATGACAAACGCACGCTTGATGTTTGCAGAGATTACCGCCTTCAGCGACAGATATGAGGAATTTGAGAAGTTGAACACGGAGATCCTTGGTGTCTCCATTGACAGTGTGGTATGTGAAAATGCCATAGTAATAGTATTCCATTATATGATTGTGAGCCTGATTGGTTGGTGTCCAAAATTTGCCATACCAAAATCTGGGCAGGCCAAAACATGGGCATGCCATACCAAAATCTGGGCAAAAATTTTAGAATAGGTCTTGATTGGGATGCCAACCAAATGAGTGCCAAAATTTATTGGCTTCCCCTAGTTTTGGCTGGGCATACTTTGGAAGCTAACCAACCAGGCTCTGTATCTATTAGTACAATCAGTCAATCAGTTGGTCTTAATTTTTAAGGATAAGGGAGCGAGGTTGAGTTAAACATCTGACACCTCTACGTGGAATTGTTCTCTGGTTGGTCGTTAGTTAGTTATCACAATACCTTTAAGCTCTGATATGTGCTAGCTCATAAGGGAAATGGAATTATTGCAGTCATACTTTTCCTGTAGTGGCTATTTGCATGCTAGGTCATCTTTGGAGCATAATTGCTCTTCTTATATGCACAATCATTGAGCATAGTCCTGGTATTTCTAAAACCAACATGGGGCAATATGTTTTCCAGAGATTGAAAACGTCAGTCACACAATATTATTCTGTAACAGTAAGGTAATGCTACCTTTTCTGTCTCCAGTTTCATTTTGGTAAAGTAGAAGGACGACACATGCTTCTTTTTCCTCATGGAGAGATATATGTGCTAATATACACACATTACCAATGTAACTGTTTGTATGAAAAATCCATCTATGTCGTTCATATTAGTGACACGTTGTTGGAAATAATCCTGTGTGTCCAGGTTCAGCTAGTGTCTAGGTTCATCGCTATTAGTGCTAGCTAGATTTCAGCTTCTAGTTAAAAGAGAATAATATGCAGATCATGTGGGCATTAACTGCATTAATTAGGAGGATATCATGGGCAGGTTGCAGCCCTGTACCAGCTATATATATGTGAGAAAATGATGACCAAAAAAACTACTTGTGCTTGTGTGTGAGTCCACCATAGAGTAAAACTAGAGTGTCTGTGATAGACACCTAGAAAGTGAGGGAGTGATTCCCAACACACGCACTATCCACTGTCCATTTGCTGCTTTTTTTAGAAGAAACTATGTTTCACTTGAGGCCTCAAATGTCTTTAACTTCCTATGGTCTTTATTACATTGACCATTACTGTTCACTAAAGTatgctactccctctgtttgaCGATGTTACTCCATGGCATCgggaaaaaaaaggttttgCCATGTTTTTCTATTGAGGATACTAAGGGTGTAATTATTTCAATATTTCCATTCCCTCACTAATTAAATGCTCTGATAGAGGAAAAATGATTGTATTATGATGTTTAATATGGATATGGATGATCATCGCATATTGATTTTTCTTGAAATTAGTACTTCCTTGGTTTGTATGTATGGTGTGCTATGGACAATATAacggaacggagagagtactaAGATTTTTAAAACTATATACTTTGAAAAATGCCCTAATGACTTGTATATTTGAAGTCATAACAGTTATGCTTGCATAACTTTTTGTTACCACTATATCATGATATGTACGTGGCGAAAAGTAGAAATCTCTTGTATAGATATAATATAAGTAGTAAGTAGTTTTGACCGGAGATAATGTATTTTAGTTACTTCAATTTCGTCATAATCAtaacctttcttttttttaatctttcgtTGATTATGTTTTGGCATCTGAATGGCTCTTTGGATGCAGTTCTCCCACCTTGCATGGGTGCAGACAGACAGGAAGTCTGGTGGGCTTGGCGATCTTAAATACCCACTTGTTTCCGATGTTACCAAATCAATTTCAAAGTCCTTCGGTGTTCTGATCCCTGACCAGGTATTCCTTTCAACCTCATGGTATTCTTCCCTAGGTTCTTACCCTCGAGTCCTCTTTGTTTTCTGTGCTCAGCTGTTGTATGTTGCTCTCTAaatctgaatgttcttttggtAGGGCATTGCTCTGAGAGGACTGTTCATCATTGACAAGGAGGGAGTGATTCAGCACTCTACCATTAACAACCTTGCCATTGGTCGCAGTGTGGATGAGACCATGAGGACCCTTCAGGTATGCTTCATATTTGTCATGCTACATAACTACATTTGCAATAGGCCTCTGCTCCGGACTTGAGAAATGAGAAGTTATTATGTTGCTGTCGCTAAAACCTACATAAAAAGAATATGTACTTTTGCCTTCATGATTACATAGAAGAATATGAACAAGATCCAACACTGACATGTACATTTTACATGATTGATTGTTAAAAGTGCAATAAGTGCAATATTCGAAAGTTACATATGAATAACCTTAACCAACTTTTTAAGTATATTTTTAATCCAAATTCGGTGAAGTTACATATGAATAACTAAAATGTATGTTTCACCTTACGACTTCCTTTGGCACTTGTGGTACATTCAATTATACTGAATATACCCGCCAAAGTActatagatgccacttctttgagGGCAAGATGCATGGTCTTGTAGGAACCAGTAGGATGCTTGATCTGGGATGGCTTTGTGTAGTTTCCAGATGAAAAATAACTGTAACCTTAATCCCAGGATGCCAATAGTGGCACATCCTTGGGCATTTTGCTGTGCTGGTTTGCGCCTGACCTGGTTTTGTTTAGATAATTTATTTCATTAGTTGCATTGGCCGATTTCACAGTCCACCGATTGCAGTTGCAAGAATGTTAAAGCTGGCATCTTTCAATGTTTCAAGAATATTGAAGCTGACATCTCCTTTCAATGTTTCATCAGGCGTTGCAGTACGTCCAGGAGAACCCAGACGAGGTCTGCCCGGCCGGATGGAAGCCTGGGGACAAGTCGATGAAGCCGGACCCCAAGGGAAGCAAAGAGTACTTCGCGGCCATCTAGATGCCCCGCCATGCAGGAGCTTTGGTGCTCTGTATCATGGTGTGCCCTCTTTCGGTGCACCAGCGGTGGATCGATGTGGAGTTTTTGCACTGCTGTGCTGAGCTCGTGTTTTGACATGCCAGCTGCCTCTTGTGATGAGCCGAGTGTAGTAGGTCTTGTGCATCCCGATTGAATGCTGTTCTATGCCacttttgtttccttctttACATGACGAATAAGGCTTCATTTTGGTCGTGTTTTGCGAGCTCAGGCATCTCGTGCAGTTTGTTCCTAGCGCCTTGATTGGGCCTTCTATTGTAGTTCGCGCCTAACCCGCGGTTCCTGCCGGCCCACGCGGGTGGGGTAGGCATGAACAAAAGGCAAGACCAACACAAAGGGAGCACAAGCAGCCCATAAGGTCTCTTGCCATCGTGGGTTTTAGGCTGTATCCATCCCAGAATTACAAGCACACTGCACCGGCAACGACGACTGCACGGGAGGAGGTCCAGGAAGTTAATAAACCTCATGCTAAAAACGAAGCTAGTTAACGATCGACTGTCGGGCTCTGATCTCTAGGGTATAATAGTATATGAACATTGAGCACGCAGCGAGCAGCTTTTGCCAAAGGTGTTAGGTGTAGAAGAAGTTGGCGCAATGGGTGGATCTTCAAGCGTTATCTCCTCGACGGTTTAACTGAAACACGTAGTTAAAAGCTGCATGTCAACACATTTCAGTGGAgcatctctttctttctcttatTGTCCAACAAGGAGCTCAGATAACATAGGATTAAATACATGCTATGAACGATTTTCTACTGGCATGTCAATACGATACCCATCGGGTCCCACATCCTAATCATTGTTACCTTAGTATCATAGAGAGATGGTTTTCGGTACATTTGACCAACACGTTACCGTGCACCGAAAATAATAGTTTCTTCACAGGAATTTGTTACACTCAATTTGACGTGACACTACTTGATGTAGCCCCCATAATACTCCCCATTTGGAGTAGTCTATGGAAAAGAGTGTTGCGAAGTCTTTTAATTTCCCAAAGAACAATTTCTTCATACACAAATTGTGCAGGAACCTAATCGTGTCACATCAACTAAGAAACAGAAGCCGACACAGTATGCATATCATCCAATTGTCCACCCCCGTTTCGCGATCGCTTTGCGAATGCAAGGAGCTACTTCAGCACTGTCATTTAGGGGAGGGTAGCTCCAGCTACTTGACATCTACAAAGAAAACAATAAGAGAAGCGGTATTATCTTAGTGAAAATTAGAGATCACTCGATGTATATAGTTTGTGCCAGTACTCGTGTACGTGAGCTCTACTAAGAAATCACGAAATACAAATTACTAGACGGACTCCCGCAAGCATGTCACATTAGGTACTACGATATTCTTTACTCTTTCTGTTCGAGGTTAAAATTGGCATAGCTCAACGATCAGATATTTGAACCGATCcccaccggtcagactggttagACCAAAGTTCTCAAAATGCAAATTAGACTTCACCATTGTGTAACTCTCGTCGAGTatatcaaaatgcatatgtagaatgTCCGATTTGAAATTCGAATGAAAGAGTTATGACTTCGAGAAGATCTGCACCCAGGAAAATTGGTCAAACCGGTTTCCCAaggcggtcagaccggtttgattaggagttgtattttgacacgggATTTGTCAGGGTTTAGACTCCCAATGGGTtaagacctccccaccctataaatataaagggccacgacCGATTGAGGGGATCTAATCGATCAAAAACCAATCTATCTTTTATCGTTTTACCTTTCTTCCTCGTTACCCTACTTTTCCAACCCGCATGTGCTATTCTTCTCTCATCTCCAGGTATGAGGAGCGCCCTAGCTGGCCTGCCGAGCCTAGGGTAACCCAAGGTGCGCTTGCCTCGACGGGGTTCCtcctgtcgtacatacatctatgggcccactagaaggtttggacagtcccaaATGTGGGGCTGGACACGGAGACACATCTGATATGGAGATCATGGCGCAGGGTGGCGTaatctacatggaaagacagtaactagtcgaggattaggaaagtactcgttgtaataagagtaaaattcctctagtcgtatccgactagtattcttgtaaccaaccaaccttgactatataaggcgaggcagagacTCCCTCCAAGGCAATTCAATATAAAcaatacacaggacgtagggtattacgctattcagcagcctgaacctgtctaaatcgtgtgtctgtgtttgccgtcaagttcctgatctcgatgagccccacCAACAAAAACACCACCtcaggcacccccctcggtaggtttcctggtctaaacaccgacagctggcgtgtcAGGTAGGGGATGTCGCTGAGAATCCAtcggcgaactcgatggcacaagtcatcatcaagcccgtcgtCGCGTTCAAGGAAGGcgcgatgttcatcttcggctcctgggtctgcatcgTGGATGGCGCCGGAAGTTTCCGCTGCTACATTGCACcggccccggagaagaagctctCAATCGTCAAGCTCCAGCGCAAGCCTCTGAAAGACCTCGTCAaaaattttgacgaattttcaATCTTTGACCTAATCAGAGGCTGGGAGGACgaatccgagtacaactcgacttctcttTCCAATCAGTATAGCTCATGCGAGCTGGCGTTGCAGCCATCGCACGAGTCGGACTACTCCCAAGTTCGACTCCTgttcggactccgcaacacagCCACTGTTTATCAGGGGGCCATGTCCAAATTCCAACCCAACTCAGATGGGattgaggacctcgactactactcgaacTCGAACG contains:
- the LOC101756795 gene encoding 2-Cys peroxiredoxin BAS1, chloroplastic, giving the protein MACSFAAATAVSSAPTHAARALAAAPQSVSVARSAVAAAARPLRLAASRSARATRLVARAGGVDDLPLVGNKAPDFEAEAVFDQEFINVKLSDYIGKKYVILFFYPLDFTFVCPTEITAFSDRYEEFEKLNTEILGVSIDSVFSHLAWVQTDRKSGGLGDLKYPLVSDVTKSISKSFGVLIPDQGIALRGLFIIDKEGVIQHSTINNLAIGRSVDETMRTLQALQYVQENPDEVCPAGWKPGDKSMKPDPKGSKEYFAAI